The proteins below are encoded in one region of Doryrhamphus excisus isolate RoL2022-K1 chromosome 4, RoL_Dexc_1.0, whole genome shotgun sequence:
- the lsm1 gene encoding U6 snRNA-associated Sm-like protein LSm1 — MNYVPGTAGLIDEIDKKHLVLLRDGRTLIGFLRSIDQFANLVFHQTVERIHVGKKFGDIPRGIFIVRGENVVLLGEIDMDKPCDTVLQQVSIEEILEEQRLKQQTKQETEKVKMQVLKDRGLSIPKADNLDEY, encoded by the exons ATGAACTACGTACCTGGGACAGCTGGTCTCATCGACGAGATCGACA AAAAACACCTGGTTCTCCTACGAGATGGCAGAACACTGATCGGGTTCCTCAGAAGCATTGACCAGTTCG CCAATTTGGTTTTCCATCAGACAGTTGAACGCATCCACGTGGGGAAGAAGTTTGGTGACATCCCCAGAGGAATCTTCATTGTGAGAGGAGAAAATGTGGTGCTTCTTGGCGAAATA GACATGGACAAACCATGTGACACAGTCCTGCAGCAGGTTTCCATTGAGGAGATCCTGGAGGAGCAGCGACTAAAACAGCAAACCAAACAGGAGACCGAGAAGGTCAAGATGCAGGTTCTGAAAGACAGAGGCCTCTCTATCCCCAAAGCAGATAACTTGGATGAATACTAA